A genomic region of Leptolyngbya sp. NIES-2104 contains the following coding sequences:
- the recQ gene encoding DNA helicase RecQ has product MSTSLPNAPRHEVHALESLSLEEALKHYFGYDSFRPGQREIIEHTLSNRDQLVIMPTGGGKSICFQLPALLKPGLMIVVSPLIALMQDQVELLRDNGIAATFLNSSLSAEERRSRGRAVMEGRIKLLYVAPERLLSEDFLQGVMPHITERVGISAFAIDEAHCVSEWGHDFRPEYRQLSVLRSRYPNIPIIALTATATHRVREDIVQQLNLHQPRVHVSSFNRTNLYYEVRPKTKTAYQEVVKHIKETPGSGIIYCLSRKRVEEIATRLKQDGISALPYHAGLSNETRKENQTRFIRDDVRVMVATIAFGMGINKPDVRFVIHYDIPKNIEGYYQESGRAGRDGEPSTCTLFYSYADVKTIEYIISQKVDPNTGDALEDEQRIATQQLRRVINFAEATECRRTIQLSYFGEDFPGSCDNCDNCKFPKPVEDWTVEAQKFLSCVARFAQRGRTFGMVHTIDVLRGSKSKRVLDNHHDSLSTYGIGKDISAEDWKTLGRSLIHQRLVDESSDGYSVLKLNDLSWEVLRGERKVSIAIDKAKPAVTVQQITPVDTPESEELFDRLQKLRKRLADEQSVPPYVVFSNASLRIMAQQQPQTRQQFLNISGVGSRKLAQYGDVFLEEIRSFRQEIGLPIQTETAPEPTVTKLDSAPIPPGANEATYTQLYTLELFQRGKKPSEIAEERNLRLSTVMTHLAELIEMKYSVELDRLVSRDRQAKILEAVQQADEFSLSKIRDRLDETYGWDEIRLVRSWWTAQNN; this is encoded by the coding sequence ATGTCTACTTCTTTGCCGAACGCTCCGCGCCACGAAGTGCATGCACTCGAATCTTTGTCGCTCGAAGAAGCACTCAAACACTATTTTGGGTATGACAGTTTTCGTCCAGGTCAACGGGAAATTATTGAACATACCTTATCCAATCGCGATCAGTTGGTAATTATGCCCACGGGGGGCGGAAAATCGATTTGTTTCCAGCTTCCGGCATTGTTGAAACCGGGATTGATGATTGTGGTGTCGCCGCTGATTGCATTAATGCAGGATCAGGTCGAACTGTTGCGCGATAACGGGATTGCAGCGACGTTTCTCAATAGTAGTTTGTCGGCTGAAGAACGTCGATCGAGAGGCCGAGCGGTGATGGAAGGGCGGATTAAATTACTCTATGTTGCACCAGAGCGATTGTTGAGTGAGGACTTTCTGCAAGGGGTGATGCCGCATATTACGGAACGGGTCGGGATTTCGGCATTTGCGATCGATGAAGCGCATTGTGTGTCCGAATGGGGACATGATTTTCGACCGGAATATCGGCAATTGAGTGTTTTACGATCGCGCTATCCGAACATTCCGATTATTGCTCTAACAGCAACGGCAACTCATCGAGTGCGTGAAGATATTGTTCAACAATTGAACTTACATCAGCCTCGTGTTCATGTGTCGAGCTTTAATCGAACTAACCTTTACTACGAAGTTCGCCCGAAGACTAAGACTGCTTATCAAGAAGTCGTTAAACACATTAAAGAAACTCCGGGTTCAGGAATTATCTATTGTTTAAGTCGAAAACGAGTTGAGGAGATTGCGACAAGATTAAAGCAAGATGGAATTTCAGCGCTGCCGTATCACGCGGGTTTGAGTAACGAAACTCGCAAAGAGAATCAGACGCGCTTTATTCGGGATGATGTGCGGGTGATGGTCGCTACGATCGCGTTCGGCATGGGAATCAATAAGCCAGATGTTCGATTTGTGATTCACTATGATATTCCGAAGAACATTGAAGGTTACTATCAAGAATCAGGACGAGCGGGGCGAGATGGAGAACCTTCGACCTGTACGCTGTTTTATAGTTATGCGGATGTTAAGACGATCGAGTACATCATTTCTCAGAAAGTTGATCCGAACACTGGGGATGCACTCGAAGATGAGCAACGAATTGCAACTCAGCAATTGCGCCGAGTGATTAACTTTGCAGAAGCAACCGAATGCCGTCGAACCATTCAGCTTTCCTACTTTGGTGAAGATTTTCCAGGAAGCTGTGATAACTGTGATAACTGCAAGTTTCCGAAGCCTGTAGAAGATTGGACAGTGGAAGCTCAGAAGTTTCTTTCTTGTGTAGCTCGGTTTGCTCAGCGGGGGCGAACATTCGGAATGGTTCATACGATCGATGTTCTACGCGGTTCCAAAAGTAAGCGAGTTCTGGATAATCACCACGATAGTTTGAGCACTTACGGGATTGGAAAAGACATCAGTGCAGAAGATTGGAAAACGCTAGGACGCTCTTTGATTCATCAGCGGTTAGTCGATGAGTCGAGTGATGGCTATTCAGTTCTAAAGCTAAATGATCTGAGTTGGGAAGTACTCCGGGGAGAGCGGAAAGTTAGTATTGCGATCGATAAAGCGAAACCTGCGGTAACAGTTCAGCAAATTACTCCGGTTGATACACCAGAATCTGAAGAATTATTCGATCGCTTGCAAAAACTCCGTAAACGATTGGCTGATGAACAATCAGTGCCGCCGTATGTGGTGTTCTCGAATGCGAGTTTGCGAATTATGGCGCAACAACAACCGCAAACCCGTCAACAGTTCTTGAACATCTCTGGAGTCGGAAGTCGCAAGCTTGCACAGTATGGCGATGTGTTCTTAGAGGAAATTCGATCGTTTAGACAAGAAATCGGCTTACCGATCCAGACTGAGACCGCACCAGAACCAACCGTGACGAAGCTCGATTCGGCTCCCATTCCACCGGGTGCGAATGAAGCAACATACACACAGCTTTATACACTTGAGCTATTCCAGCGAGGTAAGAAACCGTCAGAAATTGCAGAAGAGCGGAATTTGCGCTTGAGTACGGTGATGACGCATTTGGCGGAATTGATTGAGATGAAATATTCAGTCGAACTCGATCGATTAGTTTCGCGCGATCGACAAGCGAAAATTCTCGAAGCGGTGCAGCAAGCGGATGAATTCTCGCTGTCTAAAATTCGCGATCGCTTAGATGAAACGTACGGATGGGATGAAATTCGATTAGTGCGATCGTGGTGGACTGCTCAGAATAACTAA
- a CDS encoding UPF0175 family protein — MRITIDLPADIQLDDAIRQQAESKARESYLMELLRHGSISTGYAAQSLNLSRLEILDLMAQYKISIFPEQTPEELAQEIAETRNLL, encoded by the coding sequence ATGCGAATCACGATCGATCTTCCAGCAGACATTCAATTAGATGATGCGATTCGTCAGCAAGCAGAGTCCAAAGCGCGTGAATCCTATCTGATGGAACTCTTACGCCACGGCAGCATCAGCACAGGTTACGCCGCGCAGAGTCTTAACCTCAGCCGTTTAGAAATTCTAGATTTAATGGCACAGTACAAAATCTCAATCTTTCCAGAACAAACTCCTGAAGAACTCGCCCAAGAAATCGCTGAAACTCGCAATCTGCTTTAA
- a CDS encoding mechanosensitive ion channel family protein, producing the protein MRAGFPVPKASRRFILTLVLSFLLILTPTVLAQSPILPTPKIELPQLSNTDVRTAPVRLDGRELFRVAVAANSESDQPNQTSALDLRVQGIETNLRRFANQSSSGLEVTSAIDSSSNLPIIRVNGQYLMTVTTLDAQLQGQEPAVYAQELTRVIRDGLATARQERQPDNLAAQSGKAIAILGGMFALSWIVSRVQCFLRKRQKRSQTKDPNFSELPPNVPEEASSRTELIVKQQLANRQQRTMRDVQRRSLQLVQLLIWAAGGFIILGLFPQTRSLQPFVLSTPLKVLGVIVSTYLLSRLSDLLIDRIFGALDISQQSTPDVSQRVALRFSTFSRVIKGLVTLAWISVALITILSLLGIEILPLLAGAGIIGIGISLASQNLIKDVINGFLILFEDQYAVGDVIQVGTVSGLVESISLRITQIRNSEGRLITIPNSSITIVENLSKDWSRVDLAIAISYDADVDQAIHLIEKVGEELSHDPDWESKILESPDVLGVENLSNEGVTLRIWIKTQPLQQWHVGREFRKRLKNALDVEGIQIGIPLQSFSVRGAIDDEVFDHHEPQPPKPPASPKNIR; encoded by the coding sequence CCTGCCGACTCCGAAGATTGAACTGCCGCAATTGAGCAATACCGATGTGAGAACGGCTCCAGTCCGGTTAGATGGGCGGGAACTGTTTCGGGTTGCGGTAGCTGCGAATAGCGAGTCAGACCAACCGAATCAAACCAGCGCACTCGATCTTCGAGTCCAAGGCATTGAGACAAATCTGCGCCGATTTGCAAATCAATCGAGTTCTGGTTTAGAAGTCACGTCAGCGATCGATTCGAGCAGCAATCTCCCGATCATTCGGGTGAATGGGCAGTACCTCATGACGGTGACAACGCTAGATGCTCAATTGCAAGGACAAGAGCCAGCAGTTTATGCTCAAGAATTGACCCGTGTCATTCGAGATGGTTTAGCAACGGCACGACAGGAACGCCAACCCGATAATTTGGCAGCACAAAGCGGAAAAGCGATCGCGATTTTGGGCGGAATGTTCGCGCTCAGTTGGATCGTGTCACGGGTGCAATGTTTTTTGAGAAAACGACAGAAGCGATCGCAGACTAAAGACCCAAATTTTTCTGAATTACCGCCGAATGTCCCAGAAGAAGCGAGTTCCCGCACTGAGTTGATCGTGAAGCAACAGTTAGCGAATCGACAGCAGCGAACCATGAGAGATGTTCAACGTCGATCGCTTCAGTTAGTTCAATTGTTAATCTGGGCGGCAGGTGGATTTATTATCTTGGGGCTGTTTCCTCAAACGCGATCGCTGCAACCGTTCGTACTATCTACGCCGCTGAAAGTTTTGGGGGTAATTGTTTCAACATATCTACTGAGTCGATTGAGTGATTTGTTAATCGATCGAATTTTTGGCGCATTAGATATTTCTCAGCAATCCACTCCGGATGTATCTCAACGGGTTGCACTGCGATTCTCAACGTTTTCGCGGGTGATCAAAGGCTTGGTAACACTTGCTTGGATTAGCGTTGCTCTGATTACAATTTTGTCGTTGCTTGGAATTGAGATTTTACCGTTGTTAGCGGGTGCTGGAATTATTGGGATCGGTATCTCTTTAGCATCTCAAAACTTGATTAAAGATGTGATCAATGGATTTCTAATTCTATTTGAAGATCAATATGCAGTTGGGGACGTGATCCAAGTCGGAACAGTGAGCGGATTGGTCGAATCGATTAGCCTCAGGATCACACAGATTCGGAACTCAGAAGGGCGACTAATCACGATTCCGAATAGCTCAATTACCATTGTCGAAAATCTGTCGAAGGATTGGTCGCGGGTGGATTTAGCGATCGCCATTTCTTACGATGCTGATGTCGATCAAGCGATTCACCTGATCGAAAAAGTCGGGGAAGAACTCAGCCACGATCCAGACTGGGAGAGCAAGATTCTAGAGTCACCCGATGTCTTAGGCGTTGAGAATCTCAGTAATGAAGGGGTGACATTGCGAATCTGGATTAAAACTCAACCGTTGCAGCAGTGGCACGTCGGGCGCGAATTTCGCAAGCGGTTAAAGAACGCTTTGGATGTGGAAGGAATTCAGATTGGCATTCCGCTGCAATCATTTTCAGTGCGGGGCGCGATCGATGATGAGGTATTTGATCACCACGAGCCTCAGCCTCCCAAACCGCCTGCTTCTCCTAAAAATATTCGTTAA
- a CDS encoding type II toxin-antitoxin system RelE/ParE family toxin — MSIDPPVEVRVSDRFENEVRQLAKRYRRIRIDIQPIINQLEAGELPGDQIPSMNYTLFKVRVRNSGAQKGKSGGYRIIYYLKTETQILLITLYSKSDRVDITADEVKEIITRAEVQFNSSQESPE, encoded by the coding sequence ATGTCGATTGATCCACCTGTTGAAGTTCGAGTAAGCGATCGATTTGAAAACGAAGTTCGCCAACTAGCAAAACGCTATCGCCGCATTCGCATCGACATCCAGCCGATTATCAATCAGCTAGAAGCGGGTGAACTGCCTGGAGATCAAATTCCTAGCATGAACTACACACTCTTCAAAGTCAGAGTCAGAAATAGCGGTGCACAGAAAGGTAAAAGCGGCGGCTATCGAATCATCTACTACCTCAAAACAGAAACACAAATCCTTCTCATCACCCTCTATTCCAAATCAGATCGAGTTGATATTACTGCCGATGAAGTCAAAGAAATCATCACTCGCGCTGAAGTCCAATTCAATTCATCACAAGAGAGTCCAGAATGA
- the ligA gene encoding NAD-dependent DNA ligase LigA: protein MDSVAQFTPEIQQRVQELKRLLQKASYEYYVLDAPTIDDAVYDRLYRELQTLETQYPELITSDSPTQRVGERPASQFTSVKHNVPLYSLENAFGNDDLATWEQRWKKAASDVTEYDYVCELKIDGNALALTYENGVLVRGATRGDGVTGEEITQNVRAIRSIPLRLNLENPPELIEIRGEAFLSLDTFEQINRDREKAGESLFANPRNATAGTLRQLDSRIVAQRQLDFFAYTLHFPGELHTQWEALELLKHMGFRVNPERQRCANFQEVQEYCDRWSIDRTKLRYMTDGVVIKINSLALQERIGFTQKFPRWAIALKYPAEEAPTILENISVNVGRTGAITPVAELKPVQLAGTTVSRATLHNRDRIAELDCRIGDTVIIRKAGEIIPEVLRVLKELRPAEAQPYEMPSHCPECGEAVVKPEDEAVTRCINASCPAILRGALTHWASRDALDINGVGEKLVAQLVDSHLVHSVADLYELSIEQLLTLERMGKKSAEKIVNAIEHSKSQPWSRVLFGLGIRHIGSVNAQTLTEVFPKVDQLAQATPEQIEAVPGFGSEIAQSVYEWFQNHGNQELVDRLRQAGVQLEGEAAPVAQVETAISGKTFVITGTLPTLKRDEAQALIQQAGGKVSDSVSKKTDYLVAGEKAGSKLEKAQSLGVTILSEADLRTLIES, encoded by the coding sequence ATGGATTCAGTCGCGCAATTCACTCCGGAGATTCAACAGCGAGTACAAGAACTCAAACGCCTGTTGCAAAAAGCGAGTTACGAATACTATGTGCTCGATGCACCGACGATCGATGATGCCGTTTACGATCGACTCTATCGCGAACTGCAAACCCTCGAAACTCAGTACCCAGAACTGATCACATCGGACAGCCCTACTCAGCGCGTCGGTGAACGTCCTGCGAGTCAATTTACTTCAGTCAAGCATAACGTTCCACTCTACAGCTTAGAGAATGCTTTCGGTAACGATGACTTAGCAACCTGGGAACAGCGCTGGAAAAAAGCGGCTTCCGATGTTACCGAATATGACTATGTTTGCGAGTTGAAAATTGACGGGAATGCGTTGGCGCTAACTTATGAAAATGGCGTTCTCGTGCGGGGTGCAACTCGCGGCGATGGTGTGACTGGCGAAGAAATTACCCAAAATGTGAGGGCGATTCGATCGATTCCGCTGCGGCTCAATTTAGAAAATCCGCCTGAACTGATTGAAATTCGGGGTGAAGCGTTTCTTTCTCTCGATACCTTTGAGCAGATTAACCGCGATCGAGAAAAAGCCGGAGAATCCCTCTTTGCCAATCCCCGAAATGCAACCGCTGGTACACTCCGGCAACTCGATTCGCGAATTGTTGCCCAACGTCAATTAGATTTCTTTGCTTATACGCTGCACTTTCCTGGTGAGTTACACACTCAGTGGGAAGCCTTGGAACTGCTCAAACACATGGGCTTTCGAGTGAATCCAGAGCGTCAACGGTGTGCGAATTTTCAAGAAGTGCAGGAATACTGCGATCGCTGGTCAATCGATCGAACGAAACTGCGCTACATGACCGATGGCGTTGTGATCAAGATTAATTCTCTCGCGCTGCAAGAACGAATCGGCTTTACGCAAAAATTTCCGCGTTGGGCGATCGCGCTGAAGTACCCTGCTGAAGAAGCTCCTACTATTTTGGAAAACATTAGCGTCAATGTCGGGCGGACTGGCGCGATCACACCCGTTGCAGAATTAAAACCCGTTCAATTAGCGGGTACAACCGTTTCACGAGCGACGTTGCATAATCGCGATCGTATTGCAGAACTCGATTGCAGAATTGGCGATACGGTGATTATTCGCAAAGCAGGCGAAATTATTCCTGAAGTGTTGCGAGTTCTCAAAGAGTTACGACCTGCGGAAGCGCAACCGTATGAGATGCCGTCTCACTGTCCGGAGTGTGGTGAAGCTGTGGTTAAACCGGAAGATGAAGCAGTGACTCGATGTATTAATGCGTCTTGTCCAGCGATTTTACGGGGAGCGTTAACCCATTGGGCGAGTCGGGATGCCTTAGACATTAATGGAGTCGGTGAAAAACTGGTGGCTCAATTGGTCGATAGTCATCTAGTGCATTCGGTGGCGGATCTTTATGAATTGTCGATCGAGCAACTCTTAACCCTAGAACGCATGGGCAAAAAGTCCGCTGAAAAGATTGTTAATGCGATCGAGCATTCAAAATCTCAGCCTTGGTCGCGAGTCTTATTCGGTTTAGGAATTCGTCATATCGGCAGTGTGAACGCGCAAACACTCACTGAAGTTTTTCCGAAAGTTGACCAACTCGCACAAGCGACACCCGAACAGATTGAAGCCGTTCCAGGATTCGGGTCTGAGATTGCTCAATCGGTGTATGAGTGGTTTCAGAATCATGGGAATCAGGAACTTGTCGATCGATTACGTCAAGCAGGGGTGCAACTCGAAGGTGAAGCGGCTCCAGTGGCACAAGTTGAAACCGCGATTTCGGGCAAAACTTTTGTGATCACGGGGACTTTACCCACTTTGAAGCGCGATGAAGCTCAAGCACTCATTCAACAGGCGGGAGGCAAGGTTAGCGACTCAGTCAGCAAAAAGACCGATTACTTAGTGGCTGGAGAGAAGGCGGGATCGAAGCTTGAAAAGGCTCAATCTTTGGGAGTTACAATCCTTTCGGAAGCTGATTTAAGGACGCTGATTGAAAGCTAA
- a CDS encoding NINE protein, protein MNKVGVAYVLWLGGLFGVSGLHRLYNGEKATGVLWLGTFGLFGFGQLLDLILIPKMVEVHNARLAEKYQPLLDQNPTTLKIEQVTLPVKKFAGLRSPKLFDVPPAISQQQATIELLKAAESRGGKLSVTQGVMATGLSFQQVETLLNQMLKSGYVEISNDAETGIVVYEFKEL, encoded by the coding sequence ATGAATAAAGTCGGTGTCGCTTACGTTCTTTGGTTAGGCGGATTGTTTGGTGTGTCAGGATTACACCGTTTGTACAATGGCGAAAAAGCTACAGGGGTACTCTGGCTCGGCACATTTGGGCTATTTGGATTCGGGCAATTGCTGGATCTGATCTTGATTCCCAAAATGGTTGAGGTGCATAATGCGCGATTGGCTGAAAAATACCAGCCTTTGTTAGACCAAAATCCAACCACACTCAAAATCGAGCAAGTTACCCTTCCCGTTAAAAAGTTTGCAGGACTTCGATCGCCAAAACTTTTCGATGTACCCCCGGCAATTTCTCAACAGCAAGCCACGATCGAGCTTCTCAAAGCTGCCGAATCACGCGGCGGAAAACTCTCTGTGACTCAAGGCGTAATGGCAACCGGATTAAGCTTTCAGCAAGTCGAAACATTACTGAATCAGATGCTAAAAAGTGGCTATGTCGAGATTAGCAATGACGCGGAAACTGGAATTGTTGTGTACGAATTCAAAGAGCTTTAG
- a CDS encoding NACHT domain-containing NTPase — MSLDFQSYLKQSIKDASEKRQSFYVSTDAKERPKLKLTAREVVKEKQKEQREEPASVPVLEGLRDLYTKHKHILLIGRPGSGKSTALNQLLIDEATRAIDDSSLPIPVLVQLRSDKPILELIQKTLRRGRLRCSESEVNDLLFDGKLLLLLDGVNEIPRQDLRQELQNFREDNPDVLMVFTTRDLAVGGYLGIEKQLEMQPLTPAQLREFVRQYFPERTEEFLNQLSDRLKKLGETPLLLEMLCGVFQRTGRIPENLGLVFREFTQHYERNLKEGVRVESDKDWWKPVLQQLAWVMMQGEKPTEFRVAIGFEEAVRAIAQFLEGRVPYAEDFARKCVRDLQKYHLIQAGANREELEFRHQLIQEYYGAETLLEQLTKLGDEQLKCEFLNYLKWTEPVALMLPMIKTEAQALRLVKLALEVDLILGARLAGGVPNRLQDQAVELISSLDVQFIGDARRFGEGEKQMIRIVDRRTLVQNLRDEFFEKFPEVERLIDLGVIINLPCFSDALKVRLLSASGSEAAVPRLVEALEEALKCDNPDIRDAAVIGLVKNPSTQVTPALVELFLQQENFRKDLIRILIDSDTENLSHILESIAKSCSPQFLPEILSIVTNRLHLQRVKSSIEADESLSEEIEALHFNSNEVRAWLYQLSEAGKQGDEGSIRILLSTVRDVETPDELRSDALDALLRIKNYPEIASVAFEILEDDICECLTGVRAAAIDGIGKLGDCTMLTPLFKYMFYTLGNLEVGWDGEWDKILRTIVSIQRRCQFYNYEIYQAHLEAQKHDRQTPQNSDRSATINNFPNATEVKIFENVDLYHEAPLRDPSS, encoded by the coding sequence ATGTCTCTCGATTTTCAGTCCTATCTCAAACAATCGATCAAAGACGCTTCTGAGAAGCGACAGTCTTTCTATGTCTCAACCGATGCTAAAGAAAGACCTAAGCTCAAATTGACAGCGCGAGAGGTGGTGAAAGAGAAGCAGAAAGAACAAAGGGAAGAACCCGCTTCAGTTCCAGTGCTTGAGGGGCTTCGCGACCTCTACACCAAACATAAGCACATCCTATTGATTGGGCGACCGGGATCAGGCAAGTCTACAGCCTTGAATCAGTTGTTAATAGATGAGGCAACAAGAGCAATCGACGATTCATCTTTACCGATTCCAGTTTTGGTACAACTTCGGTCTGATAAGCCAATTTTAGAATTAATTCAGAAAACTTTGCGGCGTGGTCGATTGCGTTGCAGTGAATCAGAAGTTAATGATCTTTTGTTTGATGGCAAGCTGTTGCTGTTATTGGATGGGGTGAATGAAATTCCGCGTCAAGACTTGCGGCAGGAATTGCAGAACTTCCGAGAAGATAATCCTGACGTGTTGATGGTGTTCACGACTCGCGATTTAGCGGTCGGTGGATATTTGGGAATTGAGAAGCAGCTAGAGATGCAGCCTTTGACCCCTGCTCAACTTCGGGAATTCGTCAGGCAATATTTTCCAGAGCGTACAGAAGAATTTTTGAATCAATTAAGCGATCGATTAAAGAAGCTAGGAGAAACGCCGCTACTTTTAGAGATGCTCTGTGGCGTATTTCAGAGAACGGGCAGAATTCCAGAGAATTTAGGTTTGGTGTTTCGAGAATTCACGCAGCATTATGAACGGAATTTGAAAGAAGGAGTGAGAGTTGAGAGCGACAAGGACTGGTGGAAGCCTGTGCTTCAGCAGTTGGCTTGGGTGATGATGCAGGGGGAGAAGCCGACGGAGTTTCGAGTAGCGATCGGGTTTGAAGAGGCGGTGAGAGCGATCGCTCAATTTTTAGAGGGAAGAGTACCGTATGCAGAGGATTTTGCGCGGAAGTGTGTGCGAGATTTGCAGAAGTATCACTTAATTCAAGCAGGAGCGAATCGAGAGGAGCTAGAGTTTCGGCATCAACTGATCCAAGAATATTATGGCGCAGAGACGCTACTAGAGCAGTTGACGAAATTAGGTGATGAGCAACTGAAATGCGAATTTTTGAATTATTTGAAATGGACAGAACCGGTAGCATTGATGCTGCCAATGATAAAGACCGAAGCTCAAGCATTACGATTAGTGAAACTAGCGCTTGAAGTAGATTTGATATTAGGAGCAAGATTGGCTGGAGGAGTTCCAAATCGTTTACAAGATCAAGCAGTTGAACTAATAAGTTCCTTAGATGTTCAGTTTATTGGAGATGCCAGAAGATTTGGAGAAGGCGAGAAACAAATGATACGTATCGTTGACAGAAGAACGCTTGTTCAGAATCTACGAGATGAGTTTTTTGAGAAGTTCCCAGAAGTAGAGAGGTTGATTGATTTGGGTGTAATAATCAACCTTCCCTGTTTTAGCGATGCTCTGAAAGTTCGACTGCTAAGTGCTTCAGGTTCAGAAGCTGCTGTACCTAGATTAGTAGAGGCACTTGAGGAAGCTCTAAAATGTGATAATCCTGATATTCGTGATGCCGCTGTGATTGGGCTTGTGAAAAATCCAAGTACTCAAGTTACTCCTGCTCTAGTAGAACTCTTCTTGCAACAAGAAAATTTTCGTAAAGATTTAATTAGAATCTTGATCGATTCTGATACAGAAAATCTAAGTCATATTCTTGAAAGCATTGCAAAAAGTTGTTCTCCTCAATTTCTACCAGAGATACTATCTATAGTTACAAACAGATTGCATCTCCAGAGAGTCAAGTCGTCTATCGAAGCTGATGAATCTTTGTCGGAAGAGATTGAAGCGCTGCACTTCAATAGCAACGAAGTGAGGGCTTGGCTATATCAGTTAAGTGAAGCTGGCAAACAAGGCGATGAAGGCTCGATTAGGATTTTACTCAGCACTGTAAGAGATGTAGAAACTCCTGATGAACTAAGGAGTGATGCTCTAGATGCGCTACTAAGAATAAAGAACTATCCAGAAATTGCTTCAGTAGCTTTTGAGATCCTAGAAGATGACATCTGTGAGTGTTTGACAGGAGTACGTGCAGCAGCTATTGACGGCATTGGAAAATTAGGGGATTGTACAATGCTCACTCCCCTGTTTAAGTACATGTTTTACACATTGGGAAATCTTGAAGTCGGTTGGGATGGAGAATGGGACAAAATTTTGAGAACAATTGTTTCCATCCAAAGACGTTGCCAATTCTACAACTACGAAATCTATCAAGCTCACTTGGAAGCACAGAAGCACGATCGACAAACCCCACAAAACAGCGATCGCTCTGCCACAATCAACAACTTCCCCAACGCCACCGAAGTTAAAATCTTTGAAAACGTCGATCTCTACCACGAAGCCCCACTCAGAGATCCGTCATCATAG